The genomic interval AAGCACGCCGACGATGCTGCCGTGACTGACCGCGCTGCCGATCGCCCCGCCGCCGACGGCGCCCAGCACCGTCCCGGTGGTGTGGCGATGGCCGCTGCAGGCGTCGGCCAGCGCGCCGGTGGTTCCCGCGCCCAGCGCGAGCGCCGCGGCGGCGAATATGCGTGTGGTGCGCGTGAGCATCGTCGTCTCCGTTTGAAATCCCTCGGCCGCGCGTCGCGGCATGAGAAGAAAACGGAGGCGCGGACGGATCGTTCCGGCGGGTTCCCGATGCTCAGATGATGCCGCCGGAGTGGCGCGGGATTTCGACCTGGCGATGGACATGCACGCTCATCAGAAGGCCGAAGCCGAACATCACCGAGAACATCGCCGAACCGCCATAGGAGATCAGCGGCATCGGAATGCCGACCACCGGGATGAGGCCCATGACCATCGAGGCGTTGATCATGATGTAGAAGAAGAAGTTGAGCGTCAGGCCCATGGCGAGGAGGCGGCCGAACTGGCTGCGCGCGCTGCCGGCGATCTGCACGCCATAGCCGATGATCACCGCGAAGAGGATCAGCAGCGCCACCGAGCCGACGAAGCCGAACTCCTCCGCGAAATTCGTGAAGATGAAATCGGTGTGCTTCTCGGGCAGGAAGTTCAGCTTGCTCTGCGTGCCGCCGAGGAAGCCCTTGCCGGTGGCGCCGCCCGAGCCGATCGCGATCTTGGCCTGGGTGATGTTCCAGCCGGCGCCCAGCGCGTCGGATGCCGGATCGAGGAAGGTCAGCACGCGGCGCTTCTGGTAATCGTGCAGCACGAACTGCCAGGCGGTCGGCACCGCGACCGCGACCGCGGAGAGCGCCGGCAGGATCCACCACCAGGACAGCCCCGCCAGGAACAGCAGCGACGCGCCGTCGGCTAGGATGATCAGCGTGGTGCCGAGATTGGGCTGCAGCACCACGAACACCGCCGGGATGCCGATCATCGCCAGCGCCAGGGCGAGATTGGCGGGCTTGGAGATATCCTCCACGCTCTTGCCGTGCAGGAAACGCGCCAGCGCCAGCACCAGCGAGATCTTCATGAGCTCCGACGGCTGCAATCCCAGGGGGCCAAGCGTGATCCAGCGTTCGGCGCCCTTGCCGACATGGCCCGCGATCACGACGCCGATCAAAAGCACGAGGGAGACGCCATAGGCCGGATAGGCGAGGCTCAGCCAGGTGCGGATGTCGACCACCGACACCGCGACCAGGATCGCGAAGCCGGCGAGGAAGCGGATGATCTGCGTCGTCGCCCAGGGAGAGAAATTGCCGCCCGCCACCGAATAGAGCATAGCGAAGCCGATGCAGGCGACGATGGTGATCAGGAGCACCATGCCCCAGTTCACTTCGTAGAGCTTGTCGACGACGCTGAGCGTGCGCCGCATCGCGGCATAGGGGCGGGTGGTCATCCGTGCCCTCCCAGCGGCACCGGCGGCGTCGCCAGCGCGGCATTGGTCGGATAGGCGGTGCGCATCCCGAGCGGATTGCGCTTCTGCGCGAACAGCAGCACGTCGTGCGCGATCTGCACCTGGGGATGGCCGAGCGCGCCGTGCTCCACGATGCAGGCCAGCGCATAGCGCGGCGCCGCGACGGGCGCGAAGGCGATGAACAGGCCGTGGTCGCGCATCTTCCAGGGCAGCGCGGTGTCGTTGAGCACGCCGGTGGAGCGCTCCTGCTTGGTGATGACGCGGACCTGCGCGGTGCCGGTCTTGCCCGCCATCTCCATGCCCGGCTCGGCGATGCGCCAGCGGCTGGCCGTGCCCCCCTCATTGCACACCGCGTTCATGCCGTCGCGGATCGCGGCGAACGCCTCGTCGGTGAAGGGCAGCGGATCGGCCAGCGGCCTGGGCTGCGCGATGGTGCCCACGGTATGGGCGATGCGCGGCACCACGGCGCGGCCGCTCGCGATGCGCGCGGCGAGCGTCGCGAGCTGGAGCGGCGTCGCCAGCACATAGCCCTGGCCGATGCCGGTGTTCAGCGTCTCGCCCATCTGCCAGGGGATGCCGAAGCGGGCTTCCTTCCAGGCGGCGCTGGGGATGAAGCCGGAATTCTCGCCGGGGATCTCGATGCCGCTGGTGGCGCCCATCCCCATGGCGCGGGCGGCGGCCTCCATCTTGTCGATGCCGAGGCGGCGGGCGACTTCGTAGAAGAACACATCGCAGGATTGCGCGATGCCGCGCTTGAGGTCGACGCCGCCATGGCCGCCGCGCTTCCAGCAATGGAATTGGTGGTTGCCCAGCGTGACCGCGCCGGTGCAGTTGACGTGCAGGTCCTTCAGACCGTTCTGCACCGCCGCCAGCGCCATCGCCGGCTTGAAGGTGGAACCGGGCGGATAGGCGCCGCTGAGCGCCTTGTTGACCAGCGGCTTGTGATCGTCGGTGATGAGGCCTTTCCACTGGTCGGGCGTGATGCCCACATTGAAGAGGTTCGGGTCGTAGCCGGGCGTCGAGGCCAGCGCGAGCACGTCGCCGGTCTGGCAATCGAGCACGACGCAGGCGGCGCTCTCCGCGCCCATGCGTTGGGCGGTGAAGGTCTGCAGCTCCTTGTCGATGGTGAGCCAGATGTCCTGGCCGGGCACGCCGGGATCGCGACTGAGCTCGCGGATGACGCGGCCATAGGCGTTGACCTCCACCCGGCTGGCGCCGGCGGTGCCGCGCACCTCCGAATCGAACGCCTTCTCGATGCCACGCTTGCCGATGCGGAAGCCCGGCAGGGAAAGCAGCGGATCGTCGGCGTCCTTCTTGTCGTCCGGGCTGACCGAGGCGACATAGCCCAGCACGGGCGACAGCTCGACACCGAAAGGATAGTCGCGGGTCTGCCCGACATCGGGCTGCACGCCCGCCAGATAGGGCAAATGCATGTTGATGCGCGCGAACTCTTCCCAGGTGAGATTCTCCGCCACCGGCACGGGGACGAATTTCTTGTTCATCTGGATGTCGTGCAGCACGCGCTTCTTCTGCGCATCGGTGAGCTCGATGACCTTGCCGATCGTGTCGAGCGCCGCCTCGACGCCCTCGGTCGCCTGTTCGGAGACCAGGAGGACGCGGTAGTTGCGCCGGTTGTTGGCGAGCTCGACGCCGAAGCGGTCGAGGACGCGTCCGCGCGGCGGCGCCAGGAGGCGCTGGTTGACGCGGTTCTCCTCGGCTTCCGTCATGTACTGGTTGCCGTTGCGGATCTGCAATTGGTAGAGCCGCCCGCCCAGCACCGCGAACACCGCCGCCATGCCGGCGCTCATGCCCAGCGAGCGGCGGGTGAAGCTGGCGTAACGGCTCTTGTCCTTGCGGTCGAACAGCGGCATCAGAACTCGCTCCGGAGCGGTCCGACGACGCGGCGATGGATGGCGCCGAGCACGAAGACGGCGGCGGTGTATTCGATGACGGTGATGGCGAGCTCCGCCATCGAGGGCGCCAGCGGCTGAAGCCGCCAATGATAGATATCGACGATCACATAGGCGCTGGCGCAGGCCGTCAGCGCCGCCACGCCGAAACCGACCAGGGCGCCGACGCCGGAAAGCCCCGCCAGCATATCGCGCTGGTTGTCCACGAAGGCATAAGCCGCAAGATAGGACGCCGCCCACACGCCGGGCGGTCCGCCCGACAGGAAATCCTCCAGCAGCCCCAGCATGAAGGCCCAGAAGGGCGTCATCAGGTCGGGCCGCACGATCGCCCAGAAATAGAGCGGCATGAAGGAGAGCAGCGGTGGCGGCACGAGGTTGCCGAGGAACGAGACCGGGAAATTCGCGATCAGCGCGCCCAGGATTCCGAGCACGACCGGGATCGTCGAGGAGAATATCCGTCCGCTCATCAGGCTGCCCATGCGCTCCATGGGGTCACTCGTTCCCGCTGTCGGCCGCGGCCGGCGGCACGATATCGGGTTTGGCGGCGGAAGGTTTGGCGACAGCGGGCGCAGCCTGCGTCAAGGCCGGCGCGGTCGCGGGTGTCGGTCCCGGCGTCGCGCCGGGGACGGGCAGCGGCGGGGGCGGCGGCGCGGGCGGCAGGCCGGCGGCGGTGGCCGGCAGGTCGGACGGCGAGACGGAGGGCGGAAGCTCCGCCTTCTGCTTGAAGTCGACGATATTCACGTCCTCGCTGGACGACGGATCGGCCAGGAGCACGACGCGCGAGCCGCCGGCCGGGTCGGCGATCACGGAGCCGATGGCGAGGCCCGGCGGCAGCAAGCCGCCGTCGCCGGAGCTGACGACCTGCATGCCGGGGCGCAGGACCACGTTCTGCGACAGAAGGTCGATCTGCGGCGCGGCGGAATTGTCGCCGGCCATGATCGCCTGGATGTTGCCCGGCTCGATCACCACCGGGATGCGGCTGTTCAGGTCGGTGAGCAGGATGACCCAGGAAGTATGGTCGCCGGCCAGGAAGATGCGGCCGATCATGCCGCGGGCGTCGATCACGCCCTGCCCCGGCTTGACGCCCTGGGCCTTGCCGGCGTCGAGGATCATGGTCTGCAGGAACGGCCGGTTGGCGCGACCGATGACGCGCGCCATCACCGAGGACAGGCTCGGATCGGGCACCGCGTGGAGCAGCAGCTGGTAGCGTTTGACGCGGGTGTCGAGCACCACCGCCGCGTTCTGCCATTGGCGCAGCCGCGCGTTCTCTTCCTTGAGCTTGAGGTTTTCCCTGTAGACCTGGAAGACCTCGCCGATGGAACCGATCCAGCGGTCGATCCCGCTCAACGGCGTCTGCACGACCTGGATCGCCGGGGCGGCCCAGTCCGTCACATTGGCGCGCGCCCGGTCGAACAGGTTCGACTGCGCCTTGCCGATCAGGATGAGGGCGATGGCGAGAGCGGCGAGCAGCGCCAGAGGGAGCTGTGCCCCGCTCCTGCTACGCGCAATCTTCCACCCGCCGTTCGCCATGACCTGTCGTTCCGGCTCCTAGCGCCGGTCCACGTTAGAACGCCGTCGAAAGAACGTGCCGCATGCCCTTCGTGTTCTCCAGGACCCGCCCGGTGCCGAGCGCGACGCAGGAGAGCGGATCGTCGGCGATCGAGACCGGCAGGCCGGTTTCCTCGCGCAGCACCTGGTCGAGATTGGCGAGCAGCGAGCCGCCGCCCGTCAGCACGATGCCCTTGTCCACGATGTCGGCCGCGAGTTCCGGCGGCGTCGCTTCCAGCGCGACCTTGACCGCCTCGACGATGGCGCCGACCGGTTCGGCCAGGGCTTCGGCGATGTGGCGCTGGGTGATCGTGATCTCCTTGGGCACGCCGTTCAAAAGGTCGCGGCCCTTGATGTCCATCGTGACGCCGTTCCCGTCCGAGGGCGGTGCCGCCGACCCGATCTCCTTCTTGATGCGTTCCGAGCTGGCTTCACCGATCAGCAGGTTCTGGTGACGGCGGATGAAGGCGATGATCGCCTCGTCCATCTTGTCGCCGCCGACCCGCACCGAGCGCGAATAGACGATGCCGCCCAGGCTGAGCACGGCCACCTCGGTCGTGCCGCCGCCGATATCGACCACCATGGAGCCGGTCGGCTCGGAGACCGGAAGGCCGGCGCCGATCGCCGCCGCCATGGGTTCCTCGATCAGGTAGACCCGGCGGGCGCCGGCGGAGAGCGCCGATTCCTGGATGGCGCGCCGCTCGACCGCGGTGGAGCCCGAGGGCACGCAGACGATGATCATCGGATTGGCGAAGGAACGGCGGTT from Rhizomicrobium sp. carries:
- the rodA gene encoding rod shape-determining protein RodA, with protein sequence MTTRPYAAMRRTLSVVDKLYEVNWGMVLLITIVACIGFAMLYSVAGGNFSPWATTQIIRFLAGFAILVAVSVVDIRTWLSLAYPAYGVSLVLLIGVVIAGHVGKGAERWITLGPLGLQPSELMKISLVLALARFLHGKSVEDISKPANLALALAMIGIPAVFVVLQPNLGTTLIILADGASLLFLAGLSWWWILPALSAVAVAVPTAWQFVLHDYQKRRVLTFLDPASDALGAGWNITQAKIAIGSGGATGKGFLGGTQSKLNFLPEKHTDFIFTNFAEEFGFVGSVALLILFAVIIGYGVQIAGSARSQFGRLLAMGLTLNFFFYIMINASMVMGLIPVVGIPMPLISYGGSAMFSVMFGFGLLMSVHVHRQVEIPRHSGGII
- the mrdA gene encoding penicillin-binding protein 2 gives rise to the protein MPLFDRKDKSRYASFTRRSLGMSAGMAAVFAVLGGRLYQLQIRNGNQYMTEAEENRVNQRLLAPPRGRVLDRFGVELANNRRNYRVLLVSEQATEGVEAALDTIGKVIELTDAQKKRVLHDIQMNKKFVPVPVAENLTWEEFARINMHLPYLAGVQPDVGQTRDYPFGVELSPVLGYVASVSPDDKKDADDPLLSLPGFRIGKRGIEKAFDSEVRGTAGASRVEVNAYGRVIRELSRDPGVPGQDIWLTIDKELQTFTAQRMGAESAACVVLDCQTGDVLALASTPGYDPNLFNVGITPDQWKGLITDDHKPLVNKALSGAYPPGSTFKPAMALAAVQNGLKDLHVNCTGAVTLGNHQFHCWKRGGHGGVDLKRGIAQSCDVFFYEVARRLGIDKMEAAARAMGMGATSGIEIPGENSGFIPSAAWKEARFGIPWQMGETLNTGIGQGYVLATPLQLATLAARIASGRAVVPRIAHTVGTIAQPRPLADPLPFTDEAFAAIRDGMNAVCNEGGTASRWRIAEPGMEMAGKTGTAQVRVITKQERSTGVLNDTALPWKMRDHGLFIAFAPVAAPRYALACIVEHGALGHPQVQIAHDVLLFAQKRNPLGMRTAYPTNAALATPPVPLGGHG
- the mreC gene encoding rod shape-determining protein MreC encodes the protein MANGGWKIARSRSGAQLPLALLAALAIALILIGKAQSNLFDRARANVTDWAAPAIQVVQTPLSGIDRWIGSIGEVFQVYRENLKLKEENARLRQWQNAAVVLDTRVKRYQLLLHAVPDPSLSSVMARVIGRANRPFLQTMILDAGKAQGVKPGQGVIDARGMIGRIFLAGDHTSWVILLTDLNSRIPVVIEPGNIQAIMAGDNSAAPQIDLLSQNVVLRPGMQVVSSGDGGLLPPGLAIGSVIADPAGGSRVVLLADPSSSEDVNIVDFKQKAELPPSVSPSDLPATAAGLPPAPPPPPLPVPGATPGPTPATAPALTQAAPAVAKPSAAKPDIVPPAAADSGNE
- a CDS encoding rod shape-determining protein; translation: MFGSLLGALSSDMAIDLGTANTLVYVKGRGIVLNEPSVVATINRGGKKQVRAVGNDAKMMLGRTPGNIEAIRPMRDGVIADFEIAEEMIKHFIRKVHNRRSFANPMIIVCVPSGSTAVERRAIQESALSAGARRVYLIEEPMAAAIGAGLPVSEPTGSMVVDIGGGTTEVAVLSLGGIVYSRSVRVGGDKMDEAIIAFIRRHQNLLIGEASSERIKKEIGSAAPPSDGNGVTMDIKGRDLLNGVPKEITITQRHIAEALAEPVGAIVEAVKVALEATPPELAADIVDKGIVLTGGGSLLANLDQVLREETGLPVSIADDPLSCVALGTGRVLENTKGMRHVLSTAF
- a CDS encoding glycine zipper 2TM domain-containing protein, which gives rise to MLTRTTRIFAAAALALGAGTTGALADACSGHRHTTGTVLGAVGGGAIGSAVSHGSIVGVLGGAVLGGLAGNAVSRGADCDHRYHRARYERSRYYYRNGHRYSRW